GTATATATCTTCTTCATTcatttaagttaaatatatatatatatatattattttattaatacaaaAACTTTagagtttaataaattatacataaaaatttataaattcttccttttttatctttttgtccATGTATGATGTTGattactaagaaaaaaaaatatcaacattaCTTTACTTGTTTATGAAGAATATATATCACCAATCTAAGATTTGCAAAAAAGTTCATATTACACCACTTTCTCTTTAAGAAGGCTTAGCTtgtttccaaaaaaaattaggaaagttaataaaattatgtttaatatctattttattccttttatttGTTAGTTTTGTTCAAAGTTATCAtctatttttttagttgttcaatttagttttcttttactAACTACATAATATCTACCTTGGTCCATGCAGAGTGACTTGTGCAGTTTTGCagttgtcgcaaccggaatcgcgacgggacgacgatccgaaaaagaAAACGAGTTTTTGAGAAAAGAGATtctggagtcgccaccatagtttattctggaaaactacggaaaaaccataaaatgataaggcatggtctattagaaccagattcttggttcgggagtcggttacgtgtagggaaggtattagcaccctacaacgcctgccttaaagcagtacctttaactaaatacgcgaatatgatgtggttttcaaaatgtttaactttcccttaaaataaaactctaaagaaacaaacaatattttttagctttttgggcccgacaaggattgaccttgctcctacgtattctcattcagaatgagaaatcagggttccgtagttcgtttagaaaactgcttgaaattttgtttaggaaattgtttagaaaatttgtttggaaatgatttggatttttggggaaatgaacctgacaagaactggccttgctcctacgtatctccacttttgatggagaatcaaggatcacgtagttctggcaaggcgatattgtttgttgtttaaaattgttgatgtttttagtttttgatgattttatatttttttgtatttttatgaaacaaacaggaaaggtttttagcacaaggacgatgcgtgcgatcacacatgtgcctaaacctttaaaacatatttttgtaattttttgatgccatatttagattttttgcgtaatgagcactaggctgatgcatacgatcgcacaagcactcacacggctttttccttattttttattgttttgcgtaatgagcactaggctgatgcgtacgatcgcacgagcactcacacggcttctttccttattgtttattttatatttttggcaataagtactaggctgatgcgtacgatcgcacgagtactatgttttttaaagttttatatgttttttttatttttttattttttgtaatttttatataaaacgaaaacatttttaaagttttatatgttttttttatttttttattttttgtaatttttatataaaacgaAAACAAACAAATCCACCAAAACAAAGGGGTGAGGTTATCTTACAAGGGGAAttacatgcaataaaaaaacaatgaaaagaaaaaaacataaaaataaaacaaaagaaaagctCAACAAAATTAAGagtacagagataaaaaccagtgTTGCGTGTGGAGAAAAATTGAAGTTCCTTGGTTTGGGCCCAAAATTCTCCTTGTATCTGCCGAGATGTAAAGATGAAAAGTGGAGGTGCATCTTGAAATGTGTGTCAGGTCCAATTCCTTCTTTAATTTGTTTGCAAGAAAAGAATGGGCTTAAGCCCGAAGAGAAAAGGGTACGAAACATGAAACCAGGGGGTGCAAAAAAAAacgttcttttcattttatttaatcctcttttttttagaaaaggcCCAAGGTCTCTTCAGCAGGGTTCTGCCTTCACCACTTCATTTGCTTTCATTTGCTCTCACCCAAAATGGAGAGACCCTTCCCCAGAGCGAGGAAGAATGGCGCTGCCGCACACCCCACCACATCTTTTGCCGAATCAACCACGCCGGCCACCGCAAACCGAGAATCAGGGCAGCGCCGATTGCCGTCAAGGTCGTCGCTAGCGGCTGCTCctccctctcttcttccttcttttcttcacatcatttttatcatttattaattgACTCGTGCTCCATCAATGTTTGATCTACTGGGATTAGGAACAACGGGTACGTGTTGTGTTTGAATAAGTATGAGTATATTAGTTGGCAGGTTTGGGTTCCACAAAGAGAGCACTGGTCCATAATTGTTGAAGGTCGTGAGGTATGATTTTTGGGTTTCTGGTGGTTGGGGTGTATGATGATTGTTGTTGGAGGTGAGGAGTTGGGAGTGAAAGGGAAGTTTGATTGATGGGAGAAGTTGAACTGGATGTTGATTTGGCCGTGTGTGAGTATTACGGAAGAAGATAATGAAGCTTTTGGGTGATGGGTTCTTGCGATGTGCGTGATGGAGGGTGGTGTTTTACTGTCTgtgtgaaaaaaatgaaaatggctTTGGTTTCTTTGACagttgaaagatgaagttgaaGTTGGGTGGTTACGGGTATATCCGTGGGCGTGTGAATATGGGGGATGAGTGTTTGGCCGTGTATAAGGTGTTGGTGTTGATGGTGATGATATGGGCTGTGTGTAAGGATGAAGGTGATCAGAGAGGGGTCAGTGGTGCCATGAAGGGATCGTCGTGAGAGGCAAAGGACCTGGTCAGAGGTggatgatgaatgaagagtaaAATCCAGAAGATCCCCCCTCTCAGGAGATGAAGGTCCTGTGTTTAAATGGGGAGAAGATTGAGAATTGTCGGCAACTCTGATTGGAGTTCCCCTGTCGGCAGCTGTGATTGGGTGATTGTTTGAAAGTGGAAGAATTTGGTAGGTAGACAAATAATTGGAGGGTTGGTGAAGTGGGGGAAGGTAGAAGTGGACCGTTGGAAGATTGTGGGAATCATTACTGGGCCCAAAACAAGGAGAGCAACAAGACGAGAGGGGGGGACGAGGAGTGTCGGTAGCTGAAGAGAAATGATCAGGACGATCGGTAGAAGAGAGAATGAtcttggacgagcggtagatgcGAAGACGAGCGGTAGATGGGGGAAGCGACCTGGATGAGCGCCTCAGCAAGACCGAACACGCCAGTACAGGACAAACAACAACCAGGCCGAACGTTAAAACCGAATTATCCAACTCAATTGGACCGAACACTGACATCAAACCCAACTAGACCGAACGCCAAGAACCGAACGCGAAACATCAATCATACACCAAGATCGAACGTACACAACCGAACGCAAATCATCAGTCATataccaagaccgaacgctagcCACTGGGACGAACGTTTTGAATCCTGGATGAAAAATCACAacacatgaccgaacggtataaatCAAAGCCTGACCGAACGATACCATATTAACATCTATTAAACACAGTTTGGACGAGCGCTTcagattcaaacaaaattaagacCGAACCCTAAACTATAGACGCTCGCCTAATTGAGAACAAAACCACatcaagaacgaacgttcaactaaGAAGAACATcgtggagaccgaacgttcaaaatgAGAATCAACGActccaagaccgaacgttcactaacaaataatatgaccgaacgctaacaaTACGAAAGATATCACGTTGACAAATATTAGAGAACGAGCGGTAAACCTGCGAGATTGAAGAGTCGAACGTCCTTGAAGAGAGCAAACGTCCTAAAGGTatgaatggccgaacggtcgaatagtgagcgcttgaggatgaccgaacggttgggGCTGAGAATTAACGAACGAGCTATGAAACTCAATGACCAAACGGTTGAGCAAAAGGAGCGAGCGTCAATGAGACGCATGGTAGAGTACGATCGGTCTGCGACAAAGcaatagaggacgaacggttcatGCAATGGAAGGAGCCGAACGCGCTCAGTGGAGGACGGacgttttctttcctttttttatttatattttattttatttttacttttctttttatttatttttttttttttacactcctgatgaaaataaaaataaaatgaatctattagtcaatccggacgaaattgggtgttgacagcagTGACATATAAGCCCAATTGACATGACAAGgttaaaagttaaagttaaatttaagcTCATGAGGGTTAGAGTTCGAGTTTTTATGCTTCTCACGACGAAGGACGAGATTATCTCCATGTGTAAAAGACGAGCATGGTGGAAAGATGGTGTGATTTGGGTTTTTGTAAATTAGGGGTTTTATTATTTgagattttagggttttctgtGCAGGTTGCGTGATTGAGGttgaaaaaggagaagattGAGGTCGCAATtcatgatgaagatgaagaggagCAAGGCGTTTCACGGTGGTGGTGGCGCTGTTGTGGCTTGGTTGCTCTTCACAAAAAGGGGATGATCGCGATTAAGGTTTCACGTTCTCAATCTGGAGTTTTGTGGTGATTTATTGTAAGTTTAATGGTGACTACAGAGGTTTGAACGAGGATTTTTCTCGTGCTTGCAAATCGTAAGGGAATTCATGATGGTAGTTCTAAAACGAGGTTACTGGTGGTTGCAATTTTGGTGTGGTTTATTGTTTTAGATTCGTCGTTGATTGAGAGagataaacaataaataatggTTGTTGTGGTGGCTAATTGAGGatctagaaaaaaaatgaaataaaatataagaagtgaaataaaatattttaacattgtCACATATGTGGTCACATATTGTAAAATTAGATAACTCACTCTGACTAAAGTTAACATTTAACAAATTGAATCATTTTTACAAAAGATGTGATCActttaaacaattcaaaaataaaatagaggacaaaaaactatcataaaatattagatttttagTCAATAAGTAAATTTTGACTTATTTAGTCAATAAGatgaaaaagtaatttaaatatctatcattaatttttaaattatttattagaaattaatatGTAAGTTTATCctacatcaaataaaaataagaaaataagtaaTGCGTTTTGGTTGAAGTTTCcagttctttattttcacagCAAATATATAACTACTTAGGTAATAATTTATCAAGGTAcaaatagtaatattttttttttgttatttatgtatttttattttcaaataatcgCGTTCATTCGAAAACAAAACGACGAGTAACCGTGTAAGAGGAGTGCCGTTTATTCCTGCGGCAAGATATTTTGACTATGTTCTCTTTTCAGTGACCCGTTGAGTCCATAACTCGCGCACACTGCAGTAACCAGATAACGAAGAACAGTGAAATGGTTCTTCTTCTGCACCTTCCAAGGTTCCCTCTCTACTTGATTACTTCATCTCAATCCCTTCCTCTCCGAGCCCTCTCAACTTCCTCCAAAACCACCCTCTTACGCCCACCCAAAGCCACGCTCACCACCTCAGAACCCGTGACCGTAACAAACCCTTCCGCAACAGAACTATCCCTCGAGAAGCTCTTCGTTCCGCCGGAGACCAACGTGTCTCTCGACACCGCGAGAGTGTTGAACGGTTCCAACATTCTTCTCAGCAACTACGCCAACGACGCTCTGATATCGCAGGCCGAATTCGTGAAAAGCAGTGTGAAAACCGAAGACTGCCCCTCCGATGGCCTCCCTGAATTTGCTCTCGTTGGCCGCTCCAATGTCGGAAAATCCTCCCTCCTCAACTCTCTCGTGCGCCGCAAGAAGCTCGCCTTAACTTCCAAGAAACCTGGTCCGCCGTTCTTCTATTAAATCACTGTGTTCTATATATGATACATAGAAAATTTGTGTTCTGTATGATAGACACGTGTTGGTAACGTGTTAGATTTGAGATTTATATGTGCTTAGGCATTTGATCTTTTGGTGAGAGAGGGGATTTGTGATGCAGTTCAGTAGAGTGTTTGAGATATCGTAGATTAGGGTTAAGTGTTTTGGAGGGATGAAGTTATACATTATGTTTTGCTTTCAGTTAACGAGtgatgtatttttttgttttacgtATTATTCTATAAGTCAAAAGTATCGTATCGTCTTGTTGGCTAATATTCGAAGTGTTTATATATCAACATGATACTTATAAACTTCAAAGTGAATTGCAAGAGTTGTAGGGCTTCCTTATAGGAGTTTGAGTGATGAAATTGGGCCTCATTTGGGTTTTTTAAGGTTCAAAATACTGTAGATTTCCACCTGAGTGTTCAAGGCCTTTCTTTCGTaagcttagtttgtttttttcattgttATCTTTTATTCCTTTATTTCATTATCCGATTTTTTCTTTATGACAGATGGACTATCTTGTTTCCTTGTTTTTTGGGATACTTGCTTTCTATGATATTTGTCTTGCACGTGTATGACTTTGGGGTATGCAAACATTGCTTTTAGTTTATATTCGAAAAGGTCCAATACTGTACAAAAGATCAAGTGATGGATGTTAAGGTGCTGGATATAGGGTATAACAGTTGTGCATTCACAGTGAGAGTTGAGATATGATAGCAGGATTTTTCACTTATTGCTAATTGACCTTTTCTTTCTCTGTGTATTTATTTACATTGCAGTATTGAATTGTCTGCTTTCTATTTTGCAGGCAAAACGCAATGCATTAACCATTTTCGGATTAATGATAGCTGGTACCTGGTTGATTTGCCTGGATATGGGTATGACTTTAGACGATGTGTACTCACTTCTGCTCTGCTCTCaaagttttgttttatgttaaaGATGCTGAACGTTACTGAATGTTATCTATTGGAAATGGATTCTAATAATATGCTTGATATCAACAGGACTAGCATGCCATGCAAATTTTGTTGAAATGCTCAAGTTCTATTATTACATTTCTTCTGCATTTAGGCCAGATTTTTTTAGTTGTAGTTTATACTGTTTTTTAGGACAACTGTTGATTAAGAATTTGATCCTGTTCACCATTCTCAAGTCAATGACAATTATTTGCCATCGTGTTCTTTTAATTAGGTATGCATCTGCCCCGCATGAACTTAGAATGGACTGGGGAAAATTCACCAAGGACTATTTCCTTAACCGATCAACATTAGTTTCAGTATTCCTTCTAATAGATGCTAGCATTCCTGCTAAACAAATCGATCTTGACTATGCCAGTTGGTTGGGTCAGAATCAGGTAATGTGtcaaattttcttcattagCAAATAATTTAATGAAGCTATGGTATACCTTGTGTGGAAGTTTGGCTCACTTTTGTCTTCCTGGAATTTTTATGTGTAGTTGCCAATACAAACAAACTACTTATTTCTTGTAGATGGTAATTGACTAGCAGATCGGAGTTCCTGCCATTTCATCTTTGTCATGTAGATAATGTGCATGTATGTGAGTATATAGCATTTCACTTATggaaattaaaatgttttagttAGATAATTGATAATATCTGCTATGGGTCTGTCTTTAATCAGCTAGTTCTTGATCATCTATGTGGAAGACATTGAATTCAGTAACAACTTATAGTAAGAACTCATCTATATAAAATGAAGGCAGATACGAATACAGTTACAACTTAAATTAGTCATTAGAACTTACCGATTgtcaaaatagaaaatattctaCTGAAGAGCTCAACCCTAAATGCCAAGGTGTCAAGAAGAGCCGGGTTTTATTTGAGAAGAAGTATGCACCCTCTAAGATAAACAACCAAAGTCTAGTATCACTTGATGTACTGGAGAGTTAGAGCCCTATCTAAAGGTCGGGTAATTAAGCAGGGAGAACCTCTAGCCGTCTACTTCTAACTAGAGCATCATAAAGTAGTTCTAGTTCATGTCCCGCACCTAGCCATATGGGACTTGTGCTGCTGCATTAAGAGATCAGGGTTAATTTTTTTCAGTAGCAAGTCggttttaaatatagtttttctttcAGATACCAATGACAATAATCTTTACCAAATGTGACAAgcggaagaagaaaaaaaacggAGGCAAAAGACCAGAGGAAAATGTTGATGATTTTCAGGACTTGATTCGTGGTTTCTTCCAATCAGTGCCTCCATGGATCATGACCAGCAGTGTCACCCATCAGGGTCGTGATGAAATACTTCTCCATATGGCGCAGCTACGGAACTATTGGCTTAAGCACTAATTCTGAGAAATATGGCTTCATGAGAACTAGTACGTCAATCTTGAATATAGTGAATTGCTTAATGGTATCTAGCTGGtgatttaaattctaaattcatCCCATATCTCAAGTTCATAGTAATAGCGAAACACCTTTAAATTTATtgacattttatattttgccaagaataaagcaaatattttatttcatatttatcatTGCAGATACGCGTTTCCAGATAGACTTGCTCGATTGTTTACCCcataatatcattttatctatatattCCATGGTGTGCTTTCTGTGTTGTCTACACAACCTACAAGGCCTAAAGCTATTGACATGAAAGCTGGATAAAGAAAACCATCTAGAACAAAGCTCGATGTTGTTCAACACCATGCCCGCTTGAAGTTCTACTCCCAGTCAACTTGTATGATTGTTCTAACgaactttctttattttttacaaatggttattatttattaccTTAAAAATGCAAATgatattttcattcaaatacTTGGATGCTTCCAAAGTTCTCGTCTCATTGATATTAAAGAtcctatataaaataatttgccTGTCCCCCCACATATCACTTCATGGAAAACGATAACTTTCCATGAATACTCAGCATGCCcactgcatttttttttctcgtggCCGGAGACGAGCTGAAGAATAAAAGTATATGCAAGGATGCAGCTGGTAAACAGCATCCACATAGAAACTtgtaacatttttctttttgtatgaCAGTGAGACGAATGAGATGTCTATCAGATgtcattttcaatttctgttgtttatcaaatttatcaattatcCGTTATGCTCTTGCTGTCTATATTTCAGTGACCCAAAACAGCATATAACTAATAATCAGATAACTCAATCATGCTGAACAACAGTGACGCAAAAGTGCACTGGACTCAAAAGGGTGTCTTTGGCCAAGTAACGTTCGAAAACGATGTGTAGTACATGTGTGCACATGTAATATCACCCGCGGTGATAGGTATTTGATTGACAATCAGGTATTCGAGATACCAGGCctccaagaagaagaaagatagAAATTTAGTGAATAATATTCTCTGCCTTTTCCAGTTTTATTACATTCCTTATATTCCCTGCATATATTAACTATTTATTCGCATATCACGATAACCACGTAAACACAATAAGAAAAGGTTCTAACAGaaaaaattctcataaaatagacacaatacttttttttctttctctctctcgtAGTGCATGTAGTCATCCCAATTTGTGAGTTTCCTAATATTTCTTTTGCATTAACACTTTCAATTGTCCCAATTTGTGAGTTTCCTAATATTTCTTTTGCATTAACACTTTCAATTGACCCAATATCCTCCTGAATGCATATTGTATCATTCCTTGCGCCTTGCAAAagaaccttgtcctcaaggttgaaagTACGTTGAATATCCATCCAAGGTTTCCAAGTAGCTTCCTCAGGAGAGAGTTCTTGCCATTGCACTAGAACTTCCAGGTGTGGAGACTCACTGGAATTGTTCTCACGGGTTCCTAAGATGACCAATGGACTAAGTAAAGGAccattattataattacttgACGGAAGCGTGCCAGCTACTGAAGGTGGAGGTTCGTGATGTGGTTTCAAAACAGAAGAGTGAAATACAGGGTGAATTTTTGATGTCTCAGGAAGAGCCAAACAATAGGCCACTGGACTGATTCGACTAAGAATTTGAAATGGTCCAAAATAACATTTTGCCATTTTCTGTGGGGTCTTTCTAGCAAGCGAAGTTTGGCGATATGGCTTGAGTTTGACATAAACCCACACTCCCACCTCATATTGAACATCACAACGATGAGCGTCAACCATTGATTTCATACAATCTTGAACCTTTTGTAAATTTCGACCTAAAGTGGATAAAATGTCATCTCGTGAGCTAAGTAAATGATCAACAACCTCCACTTGTGATTGACCCAATATATAACCCGACAAAGGGAGGAGATCGTTCATAGACAATTTCGAATGGGGTGTATCCAGTTGTCGAGTGAATAGCAGTGTTATAACACCATTCTGCCCAGGGAATGAAGTGACTCCATTTGACTGGGTGTGCATTACAAAAAGCACACAGATATTACTCAAGAGTTCGATTTAGAACCTCAGATTGTCCATCAGTCTCTGGGTGATAAGCAGAAGACATCCACAATTGTGTCCCACTAGCTTTGAATAATTCTTGCCAAAACTTACTGAGGAATAAAGGGTCATAATCAGAGACAATAATCTTTGGCATGCCATGTAGTTTGCCCACGACATCAAAGAAAAGTGTAGCCACTTGATATGCTGAAAAATGTGTAGGAAGAGTGGCGAAATGGGCTGCTTTGAAGAAACGATCAACAACAACTAAAATGGAAGTGTGCCCACGTGAAGATGGAAGGCCAGTAATAAAATCCATGGCCAAGTCTTCCCAAACGCGTTGTGGCAATGGAAGAGGTTGAAGCAACCTAGCTGGTTTTTGcggtaaatatttaatttgttagcACACCACACAGTTGCGAATGAAAGTCTTCACATCCTTAGTCATAGAGGGCCAAAAGAAATTCTTTTGCAATCGATGAAGTGTCTTAACAAGCCCCACGTGCCCACCTAAAGGGGTTGCATGAAATTCTCTCATAAGGGTCTCACGAAAGAGAGACGTAGCAGGCAaccaaatttgatttttataaaagatcAATCCATCTTTCAATTTATAATCTGGAAATGCAGTAGGGTCCTGATTTATATCATGTAAAAGTTGAACAAAACTGACATCACCCTGTAAATTATCCTTTAATTCCTCCAAAAATTGAAAGTGAGGGATAGTGATCACATAAGAATGACCCAGATTATCCTCTACAATAATTCGAGAAAAAGCATCGACAGCCACATTGGAACTACTAGCACGATATTGAATCGTATAATTATATCCAATGAGTTTACTCACGTAGAATTGCTGCTCTGGAGTTTGCACAGTTTGCGCCAATAAATCTTTTAGGGATTTGTGATTAGTCTGAATGATGAAAAAGTGTCCCAACAAATATTGTCGCCACTTTTTAATGGCTGGAGTTATCGCATGCAGCTCCCGTAAATAGGTAGATGCCTGCATCATCCGAgaacaaatttttttactaaagaaAGCAATTGGTTGTTGATCTTGAGAGAGAATCGTGCCCATAGTTATGCCAGAAGCATCTGATTGAATAACAAAAGGTTTCGAGAAATCTGGTAGAGCCAAGACTGAGGCTGTGGACATCACATGCTTTAGCTTATCGAAAGTTGTCTGAGCTTAAGGAGACCAATGAAAGGCATCCTTACGAAGTAAATCTGTGAGAGGAGAGGCCAAAGTAGCATAACCTTTAATGAATTTGCGATAAAACCCCGTTAGACCTAAGAATCCTTTCAATGCTTTCATAGAGGTAGGTGGTGGCCACTACAACATTGCCTCAATTTTAGAAGAATTCGGACCTACCGATCCAGCATTGACCACATGTCCCAAGTACTCAACCTGTTGTAAAGCAAATGAACATTTGGATTGTTTCAAGTAAAAGTGGTTGGCATACAACAATTCAAAAGTGATTTGCAAGTGTAATAAATGATCCTCCCATGTAGTGTTGTAGATCAATAtgtcaaaaaaaaatgatgataaatttACGTAGATGCGATCGAAATAGGGCGTTCATGGTGGCCTGAAAAGTTGCAGGTGCAGTCGAAAGACCGAATGGTAGAACCCATAACTCAAAATGCCCATCGTGGGTACGAAAAGCGGTCTTATGAATGTCTTCCGGCTTCATGCGAATATGATGATAGCCTTGTAGTAAATCCAATTTGGAAAACCAAATGGCAGCCCCCAATTCATTCAGTAATTCATCAATGGTGGGTATTGGAAAACTATCTGAAACAGTGATGGCATTCAAAGCCCTGTAGTCAACACAAAATCGCCAAGTGTTATCTTTCTTCTTAACCAAGAGGACCGGAGATGAAAAAACACTGGTGCTAGGTCGAATCTCCCCTGAAACAAGCATTCAGGTCACTTAAgcttcaatttcttgtttttgaGAATAAGGATAACGATACGGACAAACCTTCACAGGAGCTGAATTGGGTAATAAAGTAATAGCATGGTTAGTGGGGCGTTCAGGAGGTAAGGATGAAGGCTCCTCGAATAAAGATTGGAACCAATTCAATGAAGTAGATAATTCTGGAATATCAGTTGGAATCACACAAAAATACGGAGCAGAAACTAACATAGTCGGCAACACAGTAAGATGAAAACATTCAGCAATATGGCTCTACTTGGACAATTTACGCAAATGATGAACCGAAATTGGCAAAGAGTCATTATTAACGTCACCTATCAATTTGGCCATCTAGCCTGACCAAGTAAATTGCATGGTAAGTTGTTCATAATCGGTTAAAATAGGACCCAAACTCTGAAGCCATTGCACTCCCAACACGGCCTCAGGCCCGCATAAATCAATTACATGAAAATCCACCAAAAATGCTTGATTCTGGATTACGAGAGAAACTTGGTGCAAACCTGAGAGCAAGTCAAGGCATGGCCATTGCCAACCATCATCGATAGTTGTTTCATAGATTTAAAAGGCAGACCCAATTCCTGAGCTCGCTTAGATTGAAGAAAATTATGAGAACTTCCACTATCAATGAGAATGCGAACGGAATGCTCCAATATTTATCTTGTGACGCAAAACATCTTCGAATTAAAATGCCCTAATAATGCATTTAAACTCAACTGAGCGGAGTCAGGTATAGTGGAAGTAATAAAATCATCTATAGGAAGATCAGAAGGTATAGTCTCCTCAGCATCATGCACGAGAAGAAAGAAACGAGATTTGCAACGGTGTCCAGGATTATATTTCTCATCACAATTGTACCATAATCCACGGTCACG
This Vigna angularis cultivar LongXiaoDou No.4 chromosome 4, ASM1680809v1, whole genome shotgun sequence DNA region includes the following protein-coding sequences:
- the LOC108321807 gene encoding GTP-binding protein At2g22870; translation: MVLLLHLPRFPLYLITSSQSLPLRALSTSSKTTLLRPPKATLTTSEPVTVTNPSATELSLEKLFVPPETNVSLDTARVLNGSNILLSNYANDALISQAEFVKSSVKTEDCPSDGLPEFALVGRSNVGKSSLLNSLVRRKKLALTSKKPGKTQCINHFRINDSWYLVDLPGYGYASAPHELRMDWGKFTKDYFLNRSTLVSVFLLIDASIPAKQIDLDYASWLGQNQIPMTIIFTKCDKRKKKKNGGKRPEENVDDFQDLIRGFFQSVPPWIMTSSVTHQGRDEILLHMAQLRNYWLKH